The following proteins are encoded in a genomic region of Dialister hominis:
- the glyS gene encoding glycine--tRNA ligase subunit beta has product MSKNLLLEIGTEEMPANIMSGVVDQLRVLAENAFGENRISLKEITVYATPRRLAVLVKEAADRQPDEEVKKRGPSIKAAFDEDGNPTRAAQGFARGQHIDPSELIREGEYTWAHVVNEGKKIEDILPSLFTSLITGLNFTRSMRWADEEARFIRPIRWIVALCGSEVVPMEFAHVKSGRISRGHRFLCKEDVTIESPENYKETMRKAFVIVDQDERRDMIRKGLLAKAEELGGNVWHNADLLEEINYLVEYPTPLYGRIDEEFLKLPVPAVVTPMRDHQRYYPVRNEDGSLMPYFLTVRNGGTKAIHNVQIGNERVLRARLDDAKFFFENDRKKSLEGHREDLTRINYQEGMGTMLDKADRLQKLSDFICDGWNLSADEKADAERAAYLSKSDLATGMVTEFTELQGEMGKEYALLDGEKKNVAQAIFEQYMPRFAGDILPQESIGRVLSMADKLDNLAATFLRGLIPTGSQDPFALRRQTIGAVNILTDGGIHWDIREGIRKALELLPGEKEAKETALGQIEEFFRQRIKAIMLDEGIAYDIIDAVLAGPVDDIEALFLKARAMAESQLKDETDLRQAVTRLANITKDKEGGAVDPSLFEVEYEKNLQAALDEVKAEVLPLYKEYQYGKALASLKKLTAPINDYLDNVMVMVDDEKVKANRVSQLISALDLFRAWGDFSKLV; this is encoded by the coding sequence ATGAGTAAGAATCTGCTTTTGGAAATCGGCACGGAAGAAATGCCGGCTAATATTATGTCCGGAGTCGTTGATCAGCTCCGCGTTCTGGCGGAAAATGCCTTCGGAGAAAATCGCATTTCCCTTAAGGAAATCACCGTTTACGCAACACCGAGAAGACTCGCAGTCCTCGTCAAGGAAGCTGCTGACCGCCAGCCTGATGAAGAAGTCAAGAAGCGCGGCCCGTCCATTAAGGCTGCTTTTGATGAAGACGGCAATCCGACCAGAGCGGCACAGGGCTTTGCAAGAGGACAGCATATCGATCCTTCCGAGCTTATCAGGGAAGGCGAATATACATGGGCTCATGTCGTCAATGAAGGCAAAAAGATCGAAGACATCCTTCCTTCTCTTTTCACGTCCCTCATTACAGGACTGAACTTCACAAGAAGCATGCGCTGGGCTGATGAGGAAGCCCGTTTCATCCGTCCGATCCGCTGGATCGTCGCTCTCTGCGGCAGCGAAGTCGTTCCGATGGAATTTGCTCATGTCAAGAGCGGCAGAATCAGCCGCGGACATCGTTTTCTCTGCAAGGAAGATGTCACGATTGAAAGCCCGGAAAACTACAAGGAAACCATGCGCAAGGCATTTGTCATTGTCGATCAGGATGAACGCCGCGACATGATCCGCAAGGGCCTTCTTGCCAAGGCGGAAGAACTGGGCGGCAATGTCTGGCACAATGCAGACCTTCTTGAAGAAATCAACTACCTCGTTGAATATCCGACACCTCTCTATGGCCGCATCGATGAAGAATTCCTGAAGCTTCCGGTACCGGCTGTCGTTACCCCGATGAGAGATCATCAGAGATACTATCCTGTCAGAAATGAAGACGGCTCCCTGATGCCGTACTTCCTTACCGTCAGAAACGGCGGCACAAAGGCAATCCATAACGTACAGATCGGCAATGAACGCGTTCTCCGCGCCCGCCTTGACGACGCTAAGTTTTTCTTTGAAAACGACAGGAAGAAGAGCCTGGAAGGCCACCGGGAAGACCTGACCCGCATCAACTATCAGGAAGGCATGGGCACCATGCTTGACAAGGCTGACCGCCTCCAGAAGCTGTCTGATTTCATCTGCGACGGATGGAACCTTTCCGCTGATGAAAAGGCTGATGCAGAAAGAGCAGCTTACCTTTCCAAATCCGACCTTGCTACCGGCATGGTTACCGAATTCACTGAACTGCAGGGCGAAATGGGCAAGGAATATGCTCTCCTCGACGGTGAAAAGAAGAACGTTGCACAGGCCATTTTCGAACAGTACATGCCAAGATTTGCCGGCGATATCCTCCCGCAGGAATCCATCGGCCGTGTTCTTTCCATGGCTGACAAGCTCGACAACCTCGCTGCTACATTCCTCCGCGGCCTCATTCCGACAGGCTCCCAGGATCCGTTTGCTTTGAGAAGACAGACCATCGGCGCTGTCAACATCCTGACTGACGGCGGCATCCACTGGGATATCAGGGAAGGCATCAGAAAAGCGCTCGAACTCCTCCCGGGTGAAAAGGAAGCCAAGGAAACAGCTCTGGGCCAGATCGAAGAATTCTTCCGCCAGAGAATCAAAGCCATCATGCTCGATGAAGGCATTGCTTACGATATCATTGACGCAGTCCTCGCAGGCCCGGTCGACGACATCGAAGCTCTCTTCCTGAAAGCAAGAGCCATGGCAGAAAGCCAGCTGAAGGATGAAACCGATCTCCGTCAGGCTGTCACAAGACTGGCAAACATCACCAAGGACAAGGAAGGCGGAGCAGTCGATCCGTCCCTCTTTGAAGTAGAATATGAAAAGAACCTGCAGGCAGCACTTGATGAAGTGAAAGCTGAAGTTCTTCCGCTCTACAAGGAATACCAGTACGGAAAAGCTCTTGCTTCCCTGAAGAAGCTGACAGCTCCGATCAATGATTACCTGGACAACGTCATGGTTATGGTCGATGATGAAAAGGTCAAGGCCAACCGTGTTTCCCAGCTGATCTCTGCACTGGATCTCTTCCGCGCATGGGGCGATTTCAGCAAGCTCGTCTGA
- a CDS encoding superoxide dismutase, which produces MAFELPALPYAYDALEPVIDADTMRFHHDKHHATYVANLNKALEAHPELFERSVEFLIAHLNHLPEDIKGAVRNNGGGTYNHTLFWEMMAPEGQTAFAGPVADKIKETFGSYEEFKKQFAAAAAGRFGSGWAWLVADGDKLEILSTANQDNPLTEGKRPLLCLDVWEHAYYLKYQNRRVDYINEWFRIINWDFVNEQYKKSQEARHCGK; this is translated from the coding sequence ATGGCTTTTGAATTACCCGCTTTACCTTATGCTTATGACGCTCTTGAACCTGTGATCGATGCAGACACCATGCGTTTCCATCATGATAAACATCATGCAACCTACGTAGCAAACCTGAACAAGGCACTGGAAGCTCATCCGGAACTGTTTGAAAGATCAGTTGAATTCCTGATCGCTCATCTGAATCATCTGCCGGAAGACATCAAAGGCGCTGTCCGCAACAATGGCGGCGGAACATACAACCACACCCTATTCTGGGAAATGATGGCTCCGGAAGGACAGACTGCATTTGCAGGCCCTGTTGCTGACAAGATCAAGGAAACCTTCGGTTCCTATGAAGAATTCAAGAAACAGTTTGCTGCTGCTGCCGCAGGCCGTTTCGGAAGCGGCTGGGCATGGCTCGTCGCTGACGGCGACAAGCTTGAAATTCTTTCCACTGCCAACCAGGATAACCCGCTGACAGAAGGGAAGAGACCGCTGCTCTGCCTGGACGTCTGGGAACATGCTTACTACCTGAAGTATCAGAACCGCCGCGTTGATTACATCAATGAATGGTTCCGCATCATCAACTGGGACTTTGTCAATGAACAGTACAAGAAGTCTCAGGAAGCAAGACACTGCGGCAAATAA
- a CDS encoding biotin transporter BioY yields the protein MGNNHSVRMQVMCALFTAVCAVFSQLTIPIQPVPITLGSFAALMAGGFLGKRYGFLSLVIYLLLGMAGVPVFSMMRAGVSVIAGPSGGFIVGFAVMAFIVGLVGEKLGFTFKNMLLGTVLGTAACYTMGLAWFMFLTGNGLWASMLLCMFPFLPGDITKIVLASYLISRYRKRLIGTN from the coding sequence ATGGGAAATAATCATTCTGTACGCATGCAGGTCATGTGTGCTCTCTTTACAGCAGTCTGCGCCGTATTCTCGCAGCTGACAATACCGATCCAGCCGGTGCCGATCACTCTGGGCTCCTTTGCAGCCCTCATGGCAGGCGGATTCCTTGGCAAGCGCTACGGTTTCCTGAGTCTTGTCATCTACCTGCTTCTTGGCATGGCAGGTGTTCCTGTATTCTCCATGATGCGCGCAGGCGTTTCCGTCATTGCGGGACCATCCGGCGGATTCATCGTCGGCTTTGCAGTCATGGCATTCATCGTCGGCCTTGTCGGTGAAAAGCTCGGCTTCACATTCAAGAACATGCTCCTTGGCACAGTACTTGGTACGGCAGCCTGCTATACGATGGGACTGGCATGGTTCATGTTCCTGACCGGAAACGGACTCTGGGCTTCCATGCTTCTCTGCATGTTCCCGTTCCTGCCGGGGGATATCACAAAGATCGTTTTGGCCTCTTACCTGATCAGCAGATACCGCAAGAGACTGATCGGAACCAACTGA
- a CDS encoding MaoC family dehydratase, with the protein MKDAVKAICRIWRPEWQGMLMGRLTYKKGNGENKAYEEIIRDGKLLRVAVRGRESGEFLELILSKPSAPKEGEKRPDEAAFWKSFSADEVRAYSKALGDHNEIHYTEKPVVSGFQIFESVMEEYPSDGMKISFHHPVFSGEEVYLMEKDQKIEGYTDQLCFVAVRS; encoded by the coding sequence ATGAAAGATGCAGTAAAGGCCATCTGCCGCATATGGCGCCCGGAGTGGCAGGGGATGCTGATGGGCAGGCTGACATATAAAAAAGGAAATGGAGAAAATAAAGCGTATGAGGAAATCATCCGCGATGGGAAACTTCTCCGCGTGGCCGTCCGCGGCAGGGAAAGCGGGGAATTTCTTGAGCTCATCCTTTCAAAACCTTCTGCTCCCAAAGAAGGAGAGAAGCGGCCCGATGAAGCCGCCTTCTGGAAATCATTTTCAGCAGATGAAGTCAGAGCTTACAGCAAAGCGCTTGGCGACCATAATGAAATCCATTACACAGAGAAACCCGTCGTCAGCGGATTTCAGATTTTTGAATCCGTGATGGAAGAGTATCCCTCAGATGGCATGAAAATTTCGTTCCATCATCCCGTCTTCAGCGGAGAAGAAGTATACTTGATGGAGAAAGATCAGAAGATTGAAGGATACACGGATCAGTTGTGCTTTGTGGCGGTGAGATCATGA
- a CDS encoding thiolase family protein codes for MRDRKVYILGGLRSHIGIRYGIFKSVRPEVLGGRVAAELCRRYSVVPDLCICGNAVGPGGNIGRLLLLESGFPERVPAFTLDLQCASGLAAIDMAAGRIAAGQCDVVLAGGAESASLQPKRIYADHDERAKLRNPEFTAAQFMPGEFGDDAMLLGAERAAKAAGITREEADEAALRSQMLAKDASENGIFRDVILPLFGSTRDEAIRPRMSRKLLERAPRVTDFQDGILTAANSCTMNDGAAFLLLVSEAWADEHEITPAFEIADTRLIGSDPKVPPLAADAAVSEMLEANQLTYEDIDAFEYNEAFAVISAHFMKKHPEVAGRLNQAGNALAYGHPYGASGAEIMIHLMEILREKEGRLGAAAIPAAGGVGEAILVKRTEAEE; via the coding sequence ATGAGAGACAGGAAGGTATATATATTAGGAGGACTCCGGTCGCATATCGGGATCCGGTATGGGATTTTCAAATCAGTAAGGCCCGAAGTGCTGGGCGGTCGTGTAGCCGCCGAGCTTTGCAGAAGGTACAGCGTCGTGCCGGACCTTTGCATTTGCGGGAATGCAGTGGGACCCGGAGGAAATATCGGAAGACTGCTTCTTTTGGAAAGCGGTTTCCCTGAAAGGGTGCCTGCTTTTACGCTTGATCTCCAGTGCGCTTCCGGTCTTGCCGCCATCGATATGGCCGCAGGCAGGATTGCGGCAGGGCAGTGCGATGTAGTCCTGGCAGGCGGCGCGGAAAGTGCATCCCTCCAGCCAAAAAGAATATATGCCGATCATGATGAAAGGGCAAAGCTCAGGAATCCGGAATTCACAGCGGCGCAGTTCATGCCGGGAGAATTCGGAGACGATGCCATGCTCCTTGGGGCAGAACGAGCTGCCAAAGCGGCAGGCATTACAAGGGAAGAAGCGGATGAAGCGGCGCTTAGAAGCCAGATGCTTGCAAAAGATGCATCCGAAAATGGAATATTCAGGGATGTCATCCTGCCCCTCTTTGGCAGTACAAGGGATGAAGCCATCCGTCCCAGAATGAGCAGGAAGCTTCTGGAAAGGGCGCCGCGCGTGACGGATTTCCAGGACGGGATACTGACGGCCGCCAACTCCTGCACAATGAATGACGGAGCCGCTTTCCTTCTTCTTGTTTCTGAAGCTTGGGCGGATGAACATGAAATCACGCCTGCCTTTGAAATCGCAGATACGAGGCTCATCGGCAGCGATCCCAAGGTGCCGCCTCTTGCGGCGGACGCGGCGGTATCGGAAATGCTTGAGGCCAATCAGCTCACTTACGAGGATATCGATGCTTTCGAGTATAACGAAGCATTTGCCGTCATCAGCGCGCATTTCATGAAGAAGCATCCTGAAGTGGCCGGGCGTCTCAATCAGGCAGGAAACGCTCTTGCCTACGGGCATCCTTATGGCGCATCCGGCGCTGAGATCATGATCCATCTGATGGAAATCCTCCGGGAGAAGGAAGGGCGTCTTGGCGCGGCTGCCATTCCTGCTGCCGGCGGTGTCGGTGAAGCCATCCTTGTAAAGCGCACGGAGGCGGAAGAATGA
- a CDS encoding AMP-binding protein gives MKLSDYVIRWGKDRPDHAFLSLDGKTITYGEADAFTKGKGESLPEEVHGKVVALYLTDPASQVLWFLAVERAGAVPLLVHEYIKGERLEELFDARPIDFFLTDSETGGVSVSKREDGLFFGRIKDTGITRKEGVAVLTSGSSGLSKIFFRRVESWADFFPVQNKAFGVDGDSILYTQGSMAFTGNLNMLFSFMAEGAVIAGTMKVLPRTWMKEIISLHATHIYMIPSKLYPLSRMNGSSDSVKYILTGSQLMTERILTGLKKRFPKSDTVMYYGASELNYVSCIRGSKILEMPDSVGKPFPGVNVTIKDGEIFVESPYRVEDIPLPFTCHDLGYFDKDGWLHFTGRREDVYNIKGNHVSRQRVISHILMTEGIDEAELLAVPSENGLRLIAFVAGDDVPDTRTMIRKLHEKLEIWEIPHRFIRVKSIPKRSTGKTDKDALLKILEESKE, from the coding sequence ATGAAATTATCCGATTATGTGATCCGCTGGGGGAAGGACAGGCCGGATCATGCTTTTCTTTCTCTTGACGGGAAAACGATCACTTATGGAGAAGCGGATGCTTTTACAAAAGGAAAAGGGGAATCTTTGCCTGAAGAAGTGCACGGGAAGGTCGTTGCACTCTACCTGACGGACCCGGCAAGCCAGGTGCTCTGGTTCCTTGCCGTGGAAAGAGCAGGAGCCGTTCCGCTCCTTGTCCATGAATATATCAAAGGGGAAAGACTCGAGGAACTCTTCGATGCGCGCCCGATTGATTTCTTCCTGACGGACAGCGAGACGGGCGGCGTTTCCGTTTCCAAAAGGGAAGACGGGCTTTTCTTTGGAAGAATCAAGGATACGGGCATCACAAGAAAAGAAGGCGTTGCTGTCCTGACTTCAGGAAGCAGCGGCCTTTCAAAGATCTTTTTCCGGCGTGTGGAAAGCTGGGCGGATTTCTTCCCTGTGCAGAACAAGGCCTTTGGTGTGGACGGAGATTCCATCCTGTATACGCAGGGATCCATGGCATTCACGGGAAACCTCAACATGCTCTTTTCCTTCATGGCCGAAGGCGCGGTGATTGCAGGGACAATGAAAGTCCTTCCGCGCACATGGATGAAGGAAATCATATCACTCCATGCAACGCATATTTACATGATTCCTTCCAAGCTGTATCCTCTTTCAAGAATGAACGGGTCGTCGGATTCTGTGAAATATATCCTGACCGGTTCCCAGCTCATGACCGAGCGGATCCTTACCGGCCTTAAAAAGCGCTTCCCGAAATCTGATACCGTTATGTACTATGGCGCATCAGAACTGAATTATGTTTCCTGCATACGGGGAAGCAAGATCCTTGAAATGCCTGACAGCGTGGGGAAACCCTTCCCCGGCGTTAATGTCACGATCAAGGACGGAGAAATCTTTGTAGAAAGTCCGTACAGGGTCGAGGATATTCCTCTTCCCTTTACCTGCCATGACCTGGGCTATTTTGACAAGGACGGATGGCTCCATTTCACAGGAAGAAGAGAAGATGTATATAATATCAAGGGAAACCACGTCAGCCGCCAGCGCGTCATTTCCCATATCCTCATGACTGAGGGCATCGATGAAGCGGAGCTTCTTGCCGTTCCATCAGAAAACGGGCTGCGCCTTATTGCCTTTGTCGCAGGGGATGATGTGCCGGATACCAGGACGATGATACGGAAACTTCATGAAAAGCTGGAAATCTGGGAAATCCCTCACCGCTTCATCCGCGTCAAATCCATTCCCAAAAGATCGACGGGAAAGACAGATAAAGATGCGCTTTTGAAAATCCTTGAAGAATCAAAAGAATAA
- a CDS encoding putative DNA modification/repair radical SAM protein, whose protein sequence is MDIEDRLDILADAAKYDVSCSSSGSSRPNRPGGLGNAHYSGICHSWTADGRCISLLKILMTNSCIYDCEYCVNRRSNDTPRAMLTPDEIVLLTIEFYRRNYIEGLFLSSGIVKSPDYTTELLIRTAKLLREREHFNGYIHMKGIPGTDPKLLNELGRYVDRVSVNIELPSEKSLHLLAPQKTKQAIMAPMKFFRDSIRENKEERKKFKRAPSFVPAGQTTQLIVGASGESDRQILLLTQGLYRKASLKRVYYSAYVPIMKGKNLPAVKAPPLMRENRLYQADWLLRFYHFDAEEILSPEEPDFDEELDPKCCWALRHRELFPVEVNRAPYEMILRVPGIGVRSALRIMRLRHYGTLNFEDLKNIGVVMKRARYFVTINGKYSAPGSLDGIDLRNALISGKAAEEVRQMSLFGGQA, encoded by the coding sequence ATGGACATAGAAGACAGACTGGATATACTGGCAGACGCAGCGAAGTATGATGTGTCCTGCTCTTCAAGCGGCTCATCGCGGCCCAATCGGCCAGGCGGCCTGGGGAATGCCCATTACAGCGGCATCTGTCACAGCTGGACGGCGGACGGGCGCTGCATTTCACTGCTGAAGATCCTGATGACGAATTCCTGCATTTATGACTGTGAATACTGCGTGAACCGGAGGAGCAACGATACGCCGCGCGCCATGCTGACGCCCGATGAAATCGTGCTTTTGACGATTGAGTTTTACCGCAGGAACTATATAGAGGGACTTTTCCTTTCATCCGGCATCGTGAAGTCGCCGGATTATACGACGGAGCTTTTGATCCGCACGGCAAAGCTTCTCCGCGAAAGGGAGCATTTCAATGGGTACATCCATATGAAAGGCATTCCCGGAACGGATCCGAAGCTTTTGAACGAGCTTGGCCGCTACGTGGACAGGGTGAGCGTCAATATAGAGCTTCCCTCGGAGAAGTCGCTCCATCTTCTGGCACCGCAGAAAACGAAGCAGGCCATCATGGCGCCGATGAAGTTTTTCCGTGACTCGATCAGGGAAAACAAGGAAGAAAGGAAGAAATTCAAGAGAGCGCCCTCCTTTGTGCCTGCCGGACAGACGACGCAGCTCATCGTGGGAGCCAGCGGGGAAAGCGACCGGCAGATTCTTCTTCTGACGCAGGGACTGTACCGCAAGGCATCTTTGAAGAGAGTCTACTATTCCGCGTACGTTCCCATCATGAAGGGGAAGAACCTGCCTGCAGTCAAAGCGCCGCCTCTCATGAGGGAGAACCGGCTCTATCAGGCAGACTGGCTGCTCCGCTTCTATCATTTTGATGCGGAAGAAATCCTGTCGCCGGAGGAGCCTGATTTCGATGAGGAACTCGATCCCAAGTGCTGCTGGGCGCTCCGCCACAGAGAGCTTTTCCCTGTCGAAGTGAACCGCGCGCCTTATGAAATGATACTGCGCGTGCCCGGAATCGGCGTCAGGAGCGCGCTTAGAATCATGCGCCTTCGCCACTATGGGACGCTCAATTTTGAAGACTTGAAGAATATAGGAGTCGTGATGAAACGCGCCCGCTACTTTGTGACGATCAACGGGAAGTATTCCGCGCCGGGAAGTCTTGATGGCATTGACCTCCGTAATGCGCTCATATCGGGCAAAGCGGCAGAGGAAGTCCGCCAGATGAGTCTTTTCGGCGGGCAGGCATAG
- a CDS encoding TIGR03915 family putative DNA repair protein encodes MYYYYDGTYPGFLTAVYEIYHYGTSKLEGIGPEGGEVRLFGADFIVKTNFLYAEKVAASFEKKCGKKGIRQVYRAFLSARPEKEMKIFEYMRRGFKTGKDLYSYWKEPWAREILEMGREVGNEAEKFRGILRFSELEEGMLFASINPTQNVAPILAEHFKNRLSAESWAIYDVNRQIAAVYEEGKVSIVEVEDPNLELKVSKSEEDLRQIWRNYYRHLGIEDRRNPRERMLYLPKKYWPYLTEMQDPYNVQDVSMKGLPEKKRPRNVNLNISGREFENALRSVQRKAGILEKGLPEGNKEKKDEES; translated from the coding sequence ATGTATTACTACTATGATGGCACATACCCGGGATTTTTGACGGCCGTCTATGAGATTTACCACTACGGAACAAGCAAGCTTGAAGGAATCGGCCCGGAAGGAGGAGAGGTTCGTCTTTTCGGCGCGGATTTTATTGTGAAGACAAATTTCCTCTATGCGGAAAAGGTAGCGGCAAGTTTTGAAAAGAAATGCGGCAAAAAAGGCATCCGCCAGGTGTACCGTGCTTTCCTTTCTGCAAGGCCGGAGAAGGAAATGAAGATTTTCGAGTACATGCGCCGCGGTTTCAAGACGGGAAAGGATCTGTATTCCTACTGGAAGGAGCCGTGGGCGAGGGAAATCCTGGAAATGGGAAGGGAAGTAGGCAATGAAGCGGAAAAGTTCCGCGGCATCCTTCGCTTCAGCGAGCTGGAGGAGGGGATGCTTTTTGCTTCCATCAACCCGACGCAAAATGTGGCACCTATCCTGGCGGAGCACTTCAAAAACCGCCTTTCGGCTGAATCCTGGGCGATCTATGACGTGAACCGGCAGATTGCGGCGGTATATGAAGAGGGGAAAGTATCGATTGTCGAGGTAGAAGATCCGAATCTGGAACTGAAGGTCAGCAAGTCAGAGGAGGACCTGCGGCAGATCTGGCGGAACTATTACCGCCATCTTGGCATCGAAGACAGGAGAAATCCAAGGGAAAGGATGCTCTACCTTCCGAAAAAGTACTGGCCGTACCTGACGGAGATGCAGGATCCTTACAATGTGCAGGATGTCAGCATGAAGGGGCTTCCTGAAAAGAAGCGGCCGAGGAATGTCAATCTGAACATATCCGGGCGCGAGTTTGAAAATGCGCTGCGTTCTGTGCAAAGAAAAGCCGGCATCCTTGAAAAAGGACTGCCGGAAGGAAATAAGGAAAAGAAAGACGAGGAATCCTAG
- a CDS encoding helix-turn-helix transcriptional regulator has protein sequence MKGRMLSDAIEKLAREFPHLHWDFRLEPVSGKTEFISQWLGEPDEEVMVCAFKGNHIQERFHRQSFFFINFAYYGDYEAVSAKYDHKLLMKEGDCYVGQPYSGYALRCDSAEDVVIAGVLIQRKTFLRDYLGPISSDASLVRFFLDPTTNAYSDEFIHFSLPKDSPIHHLLDLMIIEYANKKQDTQKVLKPLILSMIMYIAREYRLSHEIVDTDPLSSQLFSYMESHSDTITLSDLAAHFGYHPVYLSRLLPKLFGKNFSSLLLDIRMKKAKILLDHTDLTIEKIAAVLGYSNSSNFYKSFRHYYGKSPSSLS, from the coding sequence ATGAAAGGACGCATGCTTTCGGATGCCATAGAGAAACTGGCCCGGGAATTCCCGCATCTCCACTGGGATTTCCGTCTCGAACCAGTCAGCGGAAAAACAGAATTCATTTCCCAATGGCTCGGAGAACCTGATGAAGAAGTCATGGTCTGCGCATTCAAGGGAAACCACATCCAGGAACGGTTTCACCGTCAGAGTTTCTTCTTCATCAATTTTGCTTACTACGGTGACTACGAAGCAGTTTCAGCCAAGTATGACCACAAGCTTCTCATGAAGGAAGGCGACTGCTACGTCGGGCAGCCCTACAGCGGGTATGCGCTCAGATGCGACAGCGCAGAAGATGTTGTGATTGCCGGCGTCCTCATCCAGAGGAAGACGTTCCTTCGCGATTACCTGGGCCCGATTTCATCAGATGCCTCTCTCGTCCGTTTTTTTCTGGATCCGACGACCAATGCATACTCCGATGAATTCATCCATTTTTCCCTGCCAAAGGATTCTCCAATCCACCATCTTCTGGATCTTATGATCATTGAATATGCCAATAAGAAGCAAGATACACAGAAGGTGCTGAAGCCTCTGATCCTTTCGATGATCATGTACATTGCAAGAGAATACAGGCTTTCCCATGAAATCGTGGATACGGATCCCCTTTCCTCCCAGCTTTTCTCTTATATGGAATCTCATTCGGATACAATCACTCTCTCAGACCTTGCCGCGCATTTCGGCTATCATCCCGTTTATCTTTCCCGCCTTCTTCCCAAACTGTTCGGGAAAAACTTTTCTTCCCTCCTTTTGGATATACGTATGAAGAAAGCGAAGATTCTTCTTGACCACACGGATCTTACCATAGAAAAAATTGCTGCCGTGCTTGGTTACAGCAACAGCAGCAATTTCTACAAATCATTCCGTCATTATTACGGGAAATCCCCGAGTTCCCTCAGCTAG
- a CDS encoding iron-containing alcohol dehydrogenase, which produces MYNFNFYMPARVLFGEGKLSELHEQKLPGKKALIVTSNGTSVKKYGYLDDVKHELDLAGVSYEVFDEVRPNPTSKNVMDGAEKAKKTGCDFVIALGGGSIMDCTKCIALMMTNPGTIWDYSLSLHGGKKDALYAASPIVAITTSAGTGSEVDMASVITDEATQEKTGIFFESMFPCLSVVDSRLMMSVPQKFTAYQGMDAFFHAAESMINKNEHTMGRMFALQAIELIAKNLPKAYHDGSDREARTNMALANTLAGYYMLCTSEHTMEHVMGSFHDDLIHGAGLIMISHAYFDFFAERKAAEQPMIDMAKAMGVKDASSGKDFIKALDDMIASVGCSDLRMSDAGITKEELKKYPQKVHEVLGGDITADPVLLSDEDYLAIYEASYK; this is translated from the coding sequence ATGTACAACTTTAATTTCTATATGCCGGCAAGGGTACTTTTCGGTGAAGGCAAGCTTTCTGAACTTCATGAACAGAAGCTTCCGGGAAAGAAAGCCCTGATTGTGACATCAAATGGTACGTCCGTCAAGAAGTACGGATATCTGGATGATGTAAAGCATGAACTCGATCTGGCCGGCGTTTCCTATGAAGTCTTCGACGAAGTCCGCCCGAACCCGACAAGCAAAAATGTCATGGACGGCGCTGAAAAGGCAAAGAAGACAGGATGTGATTTCGTCATTGCCCTGGGCGGCGGTTCCATCATGGACTGCACGAAGTGCATTGCACTCATGATGACGAACCCGGGCACCATCTGGGACTACAGCCTCTCCCTTCACGGCGGAAAGAAAGATGCTCTTTATGCAGCTTCTCCTATCGTTGCCATCACAACATCGGCCGGCACAGGCTCTGAAGTCGATATGGCCTCTGTCATCACAGATGAAGCGACACAGGAAAAGACAGGGATTTTCTTTGAATCCATGTTCCCGTGCCTTTCTGTTGTCGACAGCCGCCTCATGATGAGTGTCCCGCAGAAATTCACTGCTTATCAGGGAATGGATGCATTCTTCCATGCGGCTGAATCCATGATCAATAAGAATGAACATACCATGGGCAGAATGTTCGCGCTGCAAGCAATCGAACTCATTGCAAAGAATCTGCCAAAAGCTTATCATGATGGAAGCGACCGTGAAGCAAGAACAAACATGGCTCTTGCCAATACACTGGCAGGCTATTACATGCTCTGCACATCCGAGCATACGATGGAACATGTCATGGGAAGCTTCCATGACGACCTTATCCACGGAGCCGGCCTCATCATGATTTCTCATGCATACTTTGATTTCTTTGCAGAAAGAAAAGCAGCTGAGCAGCCGATGATCGACATGGCAAAAGCCATGGGTGTCAAGGATGCATCGTCCGGAAAAGATTTCATCAAAGCACTTGATGACATGATTGCCAGTGTCGGCTGCAGCGATCTCAGGATGAGCGATGCAGGCATCACGAAGGAAGAATTGAAGAAGTATCCGCAGAAAGTGCATGAAGTCCTCGGCGGCGACATCACGGCAGATCCTGTTCTGCTCTCCGATGAGGATTACCTTGCCATCTACGAAGCTTCCTACAAATAA